In Sphingomonas crocodyli, the genomic window GCGCCTCGATCGGCGGCGCGGCCATATGATGGCCGCCGTAGAAAATCCCGAACTTGCCCGCATCGCAGGCGTCGAGCGCGACGGGCAGCAGCGCATCGATCCGCGCGACGAAATCGCAATCATCCTCCAGCAGCAGAATCCGCTTATGCCCCGCCTGCAGCGCCATGCGCAGCACGCCCAGATGACTGAGGAAGCATCCCCGCGCGCCGATGCTGCGAAAGCCGCTCGCCTCATCCGGCGCGACCGCCGCGAACAGGGTCACGCGAGGATCGTCGAAGCCCGTCCCGATCCGCCGCAATTCGCCCGCCATCTCGTCGCGGCGATCGGTGCGTGCGGGGAGATTGATGACGTAGAGGTGATCGAAGCTCGCGAACAATCGGTCCGCGAGCATCAGCCGGCCCGATCGAGCAAATCGTGGCGGCGCAGCGCGTGGCGCAACTGGTCGTAGGTCAGCTTGAGCGCGGTCGCGGTCGCGCGCTGGTTGAAGCGGCAGCGACGTAGAGCGGCTTCGAGCAGCAGCTTTTCATGGCTCAGGCACGCCGCACGGAAATCGTCGCAGTCGATCTCGACCGTGGGTGCGGCAACCGGCGCGGGCTCCGGATCATTGCTCATCGGCCCCGCCGCAATCGGCGTCGCCGCAGGCGCGGATGCTGCGACGGGCGAGCTTTTCGGCCGCCACGGGCTTTCGAACGGATCGAAATGGATCGCGCCCACCGCGCTTTCGGGATCGTCCCAGCGATAGACCGCGCGCTCGACCACGTTGCGCAATTCGCGGACATTGCCCGGCCAGTCATAGTCAGCGAGCAGCTTCGCCGCATCGGGGCCGAAGCCCGGCCAATAGGGCCAGCCCAGTTCGGCCGCCATGCGCCGCCCGAAATGATCGGCCAGCACCGGCACGTCGCCCTCGCGCGCGCGCAACGGCGGCAGCGTCACAACCTCGAACGACAAGCGATCGAGCAAGTCGGCGCGGAACCGCCCCTTTTCCACCAGCCCCGGCAGATGTTCGTTGGTCGCCGCCACGATGCGGACGTCGACCCGGATCGGCCGTGACGATCCGATCCGCGTCACCTCACCATATTCGGTCGCGCGCAGCAGCCGTTCCTGCGCGCCCATCGACAGGGTCGCGAGTTCGTCGAGGAACAATGTGCCGCCATCGGCTTCCTCGAACCGGCCCTGGCGCGCTTTGGTGGCGCCGGTGAAGGCGCCTGCCTCATGCCCGAACAGTTCGGCTTCGATCAGCGTTTCGGGCAGCGCCGCGCAGTTCATCGTGACGAGCGGCCCGTCCCAGCGCCCCGACAGGCGGTGGAGGCGCTCGGCGACCAGTTCCTTGCCGGTCCCGCGCTCGCCGATCACCAGCACAGGGCGGTTCAACGCGGCCGCGCGGCTCGCGCGTTCGACCGAGTCCAGAAAGGCCAGCGACTGGCCGATAAAGGCATTATCCCGCTCCACGCGGACAGTTGGCGTATTTTCCCAACTTATCGCAAGCGAAATCCGCCAACCCGCCGATGCGGCCATGCCAAAGCCCGGATTCCGGCGCTTTTCGAAATTGGCACGGTCTCTGCAATGATATTTGCAACCGGCATCGCCCGGAAACGACAAGACCGCGTAGCCCCAAGGAGTGCCGACAAGATGGGTATCTTTTCCCGAACCCGCGACATCATCGCCGCCAACGTGACCGACCTGCTCGATCGCGCCGAGGATCCTTCGAAGATGATCCGCATGATCATCCTCGAAATGGAAGAAACCCTCGTCGAGGTTCGCGCGTCGGCCGCCCGCACGATCGCCGACCAGAAGGAAATGCGCCGCCAGATCAGCAAGCTGGAAACGGTGCAGGCCAACTGGATCGAGAAGGCCGAGCTGGCGCTGTCGAAGGGCCGCGAGGATCTCGCCAAGGCCGCTCTGGTCGAAAAGCAGAAGGCGGCGGACCTTGCCGAACAGCTGAACGACGAGATCGGCCTGCTCGATGACGCGCTCAAGGCGTCGGAAGCCGATATCGCCAAGCTGCAGGGCAAGCTGCGCGAGGCGCGCGCCCGCCAGAACTCGATCGTCACCCGCCTCGAATCGGCGCACAACCGCGCGAAGATGCGTGAGATGTATGCGGGTCCGAAGATCGACGACGCCTTCTCGCGCTTCGAGCTGCTCGAACGCCGGGTCGACTATGCCGAAGGTCGCGCCGATGCGGCCGGCATGGGCGCCGCGCCCAAGACGCTCGAGGAAGAGATCGCCGAGCTGCGCTCGTCCGACAAGGTCGAGGCCGAGCTCGCCGCCCTGAAGGCCAAGCAGGCCGGTAAGGAGGGCTGATCGTCATGGAAGACGTGCTCGTCCCCATCGTCGTCATCCCGGTCATCTTCCTGGGCCTGCCCTGGCTGATCTTCCACTACATCACCCAGTGGAAGAAGAATGGCAGCCTCACGGTCGAAGACGAACGGGCGCTCGACGACCTGCATGAGATGGCGCGTCGGATGGACGATCGGCTGGCCACGCTGGAACGGATCCTCAACGCCGAGGATCCGACCTGGCGGCCCCGCCAGAGCCCCGACCGCACCCACGGGGATGACTGGCGCCGCGACAACTGACCGCGGCACCGCCCCCACCAACGACAAGATCAGGAAGGAAAGTTCGAAATGTCCGCTCGCCGCACCAAGTTCTACCTCGACAAGCGCAACCGCAAATGGTCGGGCGTGTGTTCGGGTCTGGCCGATTATACCGGCATCGACGTCACCCTGGTGCGCGTGGGCGTGGTCCTGCTCACCCTGATCGGCGGCTTCCCCTGGACGCTGATCGCCTACTGGATGGTCGCCTGGCTCGCCGACGATCGCCCCAGCGAGTTCAACAGCATGACCCGCGAGGACGAAAAGTTCTGGCAAACGGTCCGTGCCCGCCCCGG contains:
- a CDS encoding glycosyltransferase family 25 protein codes for the protein MLADRLFASFDHLYVINLPARTDRRDEMAGELRRIGTGFDDPRVTLFAAVAPDEASGFRSIGARGCFLSHLGVLRMALQAGHKRILLLEDDCDFVARIDALLPVALDACDAGKFGIFYGGHHMAAPPIEAPVTRADPQDVVGLTHMMGFDQSTIARAIPYLELMLTRPAGSPDGGPMDVDGAYGWFRAAHPEIATGLAVPQLGVQRPSPTDISPPGMLDRLPLPRPARALLRGARRAWRRRI
- the pspA gene encoding phage shock protein PspA, encoding MGIFSRTRDIIAANVTDLLDRAEDPSKMIRMIILEMEETLVEVRASAARTIADQKEMRRQISKLETVQANWIEKAELALSKGREDLAKAALVEKQKAADLAEQLNDEIGLLDDALKASEADIAKLQGKLREARARQNSIVTRLESAHNRAKMREMYAGPKIDDAFSRFELLERRVDYAEGRADAAGMGAAPKTLEEEIAELRSSDKVEAELAALKAKQAGKEG
- the pspB gene encoding envelope stress response membrane protein PspB — its product is MEDVLVPIVVIPVIFLGLPWLIFHYITQWKKNGSLTVEDERALDDLHEMARRMDDRLATLERILNAEDPTWRPRQSPDRTHGDDWRRDN
- the pspC gene encoding envelope stress response membrane protein PspC — its product is MSARRTKFYLDKRNRKWSGVCSGLADYTGIDVTLVRVGVVLLTLIGGFPWTLIAYWMVAWLADDRPSEFNSMTREDEKFWQTVRARPGASVRDVRAKFRDIDRRIADIETHVTTQNSALAREIDALR
- the pspF gene encoding phage shock protein operon transcriptional activator, which gives rise to MERDNAFIGQSLAFLDSVERASRAAALNRPVLVIGERGTGKELVAERLHRLSGRWDGPLVTMNCAALPETLIEAELFGHEAGAFTGATKARQGRFEEADGGTLFLDELATLSMGAQERLLRATEYGEVTRIGSSRPIRVDVRIVAATNEHLPGLVEKGRFRADLLDRLSFEVVTLPPLRAREGDVPVLADHFGRRMAAELGWPYWPGFGPDAAKLLADYDWPGNVRELRNVVERAVYRWDDPESAVGAIHFDPFESPWRPKSSPVAASAPAATPIAAGPMSNDPEPAPVAAPTVEIDCDDFRAACLSHEKLLLEAALRRCRFNQRATATALKLTYDQLRHALRRHDLLDRAG